The nucleotide sequence TGTGTAGCTGTGGACAGGATCGCTGTAAACAACTTCTGGAGTTCCCAGTTCAACCACTTTTCCACGATACATAACTGCCACTCTGTCTGAAATATATTTTACCATTGACAAGTCGTGTGCGATAAATAATAAAGTTAAGTTTCTTTCCTTTTGCAAATCCTTCAGCAAATTTACAACTTGTGCCTGAATTGACACATCCAGAGCCGAGATTGGCTCATCACACACTAATACTTCTGGACTAACTGCAAGTGCCCTTGCAATCCCGATTCTCTGTCTTTGTCCTCCAGAAAATTCATGTGGAAAACGGCTGGCATGCTCCCTGTTAAGCCCAACAATTTCCAAAAGGCTGTAAACTCTTTCCATTCTTTCCTGTTTTGAAGTTGCCAGTTTATGAATATCAATCCCTTCGGCAATAATATCTCCGACAGTCATTCTTGGATTAAGGGAAGCCTGCGGATCCTGAAATATCATTTGCACTTTTTTTGTAAATTCTTTTCTTCCATAATCTTCAATTGGTTTTCCATTAAATAAAATATCCCCATTTGTCTTTGAGTAAAGTCTGCTGACAGTTCTTCC is from Leptotrichia trevisanii DSM 22070 and encodes:
- a CDS encoding ABC transporter ATP-binding protein, yielding MSANENKKEKLIEMKNLKKYFPMKKRQVLKAVENVTMDIYKGEILSLVGESGSGKTTLGRTVSRLYSKTNGDILFNGKPIEDYGRKEFTKKVQMIFQDPQASLNPRMTVGDIIAEGIDIHKLATSKQERMERVYSLLEIVGLNREHASRFPHEFSGGQRQRIGIARALAVSPEVLVCDEPISALDVSIQAQVVNLLKDLQKERNLTLLFIAHDLSMVKYISDRVAVMYRGKVVELGTPEVVYSDPVHSYTKSLISAVPIADPDYKKTTKIDMDESYLRSPMGDASEIGIIPETPELTEYKPGHFVETSFLKEKGLI